The region TGAGCATCGGTCCGACCTGGATGAAGTCCTGAACCAGCACATGACGGACTGGCGCATGGATCGACTGGTGCGCATGGACGCCTATATTTTGCGTCTGGCCGCTGCTGAAATGAAATTTATGGAAAAGGTGGATCTCAGCGTGACCATCAACGAGGCCGTGGACTTGGCCAAGCAGTTTTCCACCGAGGAAAGCTACCGTCTGATTCACGGGATCTTGGCCTCCCTTGCGGAAAAAGTATCCGTGGAAACCGACAAGCCCCTGCGGGGCAGCCTTCGGGAGCAAAGCATTTCCTCCTAGCTGAAAGGGACGGCCCATGTTCAACTGGTTCGGTAAAAAAACGACGGACGCCGCCACTGGAACCGAGACGCTGCCCCCACCGGCGGATGAATCCGCTCTGGGCAGTTTACGCAACGCCGTAGCCCTGACCGGAAAGTCCATAGTGGGCAAGATCTTTGGTCTGTTGAAAGAGTCCGAGATCGATCAGGACACCATTGACGAAATCGAGGAAATTCTCATCCGGGCCGACGTGGGGCTGGAGACGGCCACCCGCATCAGCGAGCGGATTCGTCAGCGCAAGGATGAACTGGGCATCTCAGAGCAGATGATGACCTTTCTGCGGCAGGAGTTTCTGGATATTCTCACCCCGTTTCAGCAGGCCAACCAGTTGCGCTTTGAACCCGGAAAAATGAACGTTTATCTGGTGGTGGGGGTCAACGGGGCCGGAAAAACCACGTTTATCGGCAAGCTGGCCAACCGCTTCATTCAGCAGGGTAAAACCGTGGTCATTGGGGCGGGCGATACCTTCCGGGCCGCC is a window of Vampirovibrio chlorellavorus DNA encoding:
- the ftsY gene encoding signal recognition particle-docking protein FtsY; this encodes MFNWFGKKTTDAATGTETLPPPADESALGSLRNAVALTGKSIVGKIFGLLKESEIDQDTIDEIEEILIRADVGLETATRISERIRQRKDELGISEQMMTFLRQEFLDILTPFQQANQLRFEPGKMNVYLVVGVNGAGKTTFIGKLANRFIQQGKTVVIGAGDTFRAAAEEQLEVWAQRAGATFVGAGNAKDPAAVIYEALKQAREAQADVVLLDTAGRLQNKFNLMEELRKIRKVIDQGMPEGAILESLLVLDATTGQNALKQASVFKETVDLSGVVLTKLDGSAKGGVILTIAQEYRLPVKMVGVGEGIADLKDFSATEFIDALFEK